One window from the genome of Candidatus Didemnitutus sp. encodes:
- a CDS encoding serine/threonine protein kinase, whose protein sequence is MRPDDEIFSDALELPPADRAAFLDRACADAEQRRRIDALLASDAAARNFLDRPPLAPRPELPEEKPGDRIGAYVLERRIGEGGCGVVYLAEQTEPIRRHVALKIIKLGMDTREVITRFEAERQALAMMDHPCIARVFDAGATVTGRPFFVMEFVDGLPITRFSDEYRLTTEQRLDLFARVCLAIQHAHQKGIIHRDVKPSNVLVAMHDGVPMPKIIDFGIAKATQGRLAEHTLITRVDQLVGTPAYMSPEQVEARDHDIDTRSDVYSLGVLLYELLAGRPPYDPQSLLQAGAAEIRRIIREVDPPRPSTRLATLAVADRDTVARLRGSAPVQLTSVLRGDLDWIVMRCLEKDRARRYGTAFELADDVRRHLRRETVTARPPDALYRTRKFVSRHRVACASAAAIATSLVAGTIVSLVQAERARRAEIIARAERDIAQAAQHAETVARADAQRRQEQAEALLTFMLGDFRTELKRIGKLSLLDAVGDKAMAHFAALDPKDLTDAALTQQAKALTQIGEIRLDQARYTDASKAFEAAYQRSAALVTRHPQNADMLFERAQAEFWIGFTARRKGDAGMARIWLTRYRDSSAALVTLEGDTLRALRERMSGEHNLAVLDFDEGNLAAADAGFLAKRATMKTLLPRAPDDTRLRLSIADIESWRARIAEAEGRFADALAGYEATAAGLTELSRREPTNPLWRARLADNRIFSSHVLAMLGRTADALAGFESARDVYAQLIVDDPKNQQRRATALTIEQDRAQLLFFTGRDAEARKLVADARKQLEALVQSEPTSLLFRRRLAAAHRLQARLAFAEPEAAYAEAAKAVAASSDFLGVDATDGYTLAEYVAIRLLAGRFAHQLGRDAEARQLWQDVVSRLAPQLAKFARNPRVIAPLAEAYLLLDEINSARPLLETLKACGYHAVDPWTASLFETAS, encoded by the coding sequence TTGAGACCCGACGACGAAATCTTCTCCGACGCCCTCGAACTGCCGCCCGCCGACCGCGCCGCGTTCCTCGATCGCGCTTGCGCCGATGCCGAGCAACGCCGCCGCATCGACGCCCTCCTCGCCAGCGACGCCGCCGCGCGCAACTTCCTCGACCGCCCGCCGCTCGCACCGCGCCCCGAGCTCCCCGAGGAGAAACCCGGCGACCGCATCGGCGCCTACGTCCTCGAACGCCGCATCGGCGAAGGCGGCTGCGGCGTCGTCTACCTCGCCGAGCAGACCGAGCCGATCCGCCGCCACGTCGCGCTGAAGATCATCAAGCTCGGCATGGACACGCGCGAGGTCATCACGCGCTTCGAAGCCGAGCGCCAGGCGCTCGCCATGATGGACCACCCGTGCATCGCGCGCGTTTTCGACGCCGGCGCGACCGTCACCGGCCGGCCGTTCTTCGTCATGGAATTCGTCGACGGCCTGCCGATCACGCGCTTCTCCGACGAATACCGGCTCACCACCGAGCAACGCCTCGACCTCTTCGCCCGCGTCTGCCTCGCCATCCAGCACGCGCATCAAAAAGGCATCATCCACCGCGACGTGAAGCCGTCCAACGTCCTCGTCGCGATGCACGATGGCGTGCCGATGCCCAAAATCATCGACTTCGGCATCGCCAAAGCCACGCAAGGCCGCCTCGCCGAGCACACGCTCATCACCCGCGTCGACCAACTCGTCGGCACGCCCGCCTACATGAGCCCCGAGCAAGTCGAGGCGCGCGACCACGACATCGATACGCGCAGCGACGTCTACTCGCTCGGCGTGCTCCTCTACGAACTCCTCGCCGGCCGCCCGCCCTACGACCCGCAATCGCTCCTCCAGGCCGGCGCCGCCGAGATCCGCCGCATCATCCGCGAAGTCGATCCACCGCGTCCGTCGACGCGCCTCGCCACTCTCGCCGTCGCCGACCGCGACACCGTCGCCCGTCTCCGCGGCTCCGCGCCCGTGCAACTCACCTCCGTGCTCCGCGGCGATCTCGATTGGATCGTCATGCGCTGCCTCGAAAAGGACCGCGCCCGCCGCTACGGCACCGCCTTCGAACTCGCCGACGACGTCCGTCGCCACCTCCGCCGCGAGACCGTCACCGCGCGCCCGCCCGACGCGCTCTACCGCACACGCAAATTCGTTTCCCGCCACCGCGTCGCCTGCGCCAGCGCCGCGGCGATCGCGACGTCGCTCGTCGCCGGCACGATCGTGAGCCTCGTCCAAGCCGAGCGCGCCCGCCGCGCCGAGATCATCGCCCGCGCCGAGCGCGACATCGCCCAGGCCGCCCAGCACGCCGAGACCGTCGCCCGCGCCGACGCCCAACGCCGTCAGGAACAAGCCGAGGCGCTGCTCACCTTCATGCTCGGCGATTTCCGCACGGAGCTGAAGAGGATCGGCAAACTCAGCCTGCTCGACGCCGTCGGCGACAAGGCCATGGCGCACTTCGCCGCGCTCGACCCGAAGGACCTCACCGACGCCGCGCTCACGCAGCAGGCGAAAGCGCTCACGCAGATCGGCGAAATCCGTCTCGACCAGGCGCGCTACACCGACGCCTCGAAAGCATTTGAGGCGGCCTACCAACGCTCCGCCGCGCTCGTGACGCGCCACCCGCAAAACGCCGACATGCTCTTCGAGCGTGCCCAAGCCGAGTTCTGGATCGGCTTCACCGCGCGCCGCAAAGGGGATGCCGGTATGGCGCGCATATGGCTTACACGTTATCGCGACTCATCCGCCGCACTCGTGACACTCGAGGGCGATACGCTGCGCGCGCTGCGCGAGCGCATGTCGGGCGAGCACAACCTCGCCGTGCTGGATTTCGACGAGGGCAATCTCGCCGCCGCCGACGCGGGCTTTCTCGCCAAGAGGGCTACGATGAAGACACTCCTGCCCCGCGCCCCCGACGACACGCGTCTCCGACTGTCGATCGCCGATATCGAATCATGGCGCGCCCGCATCGCAGAAGCCGAGGGACGTTTCGCCGATGCACTCGCCGGCTATGAAGCCACCGCCGCCGGCTTGACCGAACTCTCCCGCCGCGAACCGACCAATCCCCTCTGGCGCGCGCGACTGGCGGACAACCGCATCTTTTCGTCCCATGTCCTTGCCATGCTCGGCAGGACCGCCGACGCGCTCGCCGGCTTCGAATCCGCCCGCGATGTCTATGCTCAGTTGATTGTGGATGATCCCAAGAACCAGCAACGTCGCGCCACCGCGCTGACGATCGAACAAGACCGCGCCCAGCTCCTCTTCTTCACCGGCCGCGACGCGGAAGCTCGGAAGCTCGTCGCCGACGCCCGGAAGCAACTCGAGGCGCTGGTTCAAAGCGAACCCACCTCACTCTTGTTCCGCCGCCGACTCGCCGCCGCACACCGCCTGCAGGCCCGGTTGGCTTTCGCCGAGCCGGAGGCCGCATACGCCGAGGCCGCGAAGGCCGTCGCAGCCAGCAGCGATTTCCTCGGCGTGGACGCGACCGACGGCTACACTCTGGCCGAATACGTCGCGATCCGCCTGCTGGCCGGCCGCTTCGCCCACCAACTCGGGCGGGATGCCGAGGCGCGGCAGCTCTGGCAGGACGTGGTCAGTCGACTCGCCCCCCAGTTGGCGAAATTCGCCCGAAATCCCCGGGTGATTGCCCCGCTTGCCGAGGCTTATCTCCTGCTCGATGAAATCAATTCAGCGCGGCCGTTGCTCGAAACGCTAAAGGCCTGCGGCTATCATGCCGTAGACCCTTGGACGGCTTCGCTGTTCGAAACCGCATCCTAG
- a CDS encoding RNA polymerase subunit sigma, protein MTDSGPTPPPAPDLTLASDPAALLALVYDELRKLAAAKLARESAAYTLQPTALVHEAWLRLGGDRQPTWANRRHFFAAAAESMRRILIDSARRKHAARRGAGATKLSVDSTGFDLAAPADDTELILVNDALTALTAHDARKAELVKLKYFGGLTLDEAADTLEISHRTAKRDWAYARAWLFNEITRLRG, encoded by the coding sequence GACCGATTCCGGCCCCACGCCTCCGCCCGCTCCCGACCTCACCCTCGCGAGCGATCCGGCAGCGCTGCTCGCCCTCGTCTACGACGAACTCCGGAAACTCGCCGCCGCGAAGCTCGCGCGCGAGTCCGCCGCCTACACGCTGCAACCCACCGCGCTCGTGCACGAGGCCTGGCTCCGCCTCGGCGGCGACCGCCAACCCACGTGGGCCAACCGCCGGCACTTTTTCGCCGCCGCCGCCGAGAGCATGCGGCGCATCCTGATCGACAGCGCCCGGCGCAAACACGCTGCCCGCCGCGGTGCCGGCGCGACCAAGCTCAGCGTGGACTCGACCGGCTTCGATCTCGCCGCGCCGGCCGACGACACGGAACTCATCCTCGTCAACGACGCCCTCACCGCCCTCACTGCGCACGACGCCCGCAAAGCCGAACTCGTGAAGTTGAAATACTTCGGCGGTCTCACGCTCGACGAAGCCGCCGATACTCTCGAAATTTCCCACCGCACCGCCAAGCGCGACTGGGCCTACGCTCGCGCCTGGCTGTTCAACGAAATCACCCGACTCCGCGGCTGA